CGTCAGGCAAGACGATTTTGGCCTCGAGCGTGTTGCCCGAGTAGAGGCAGTAGGCCAAATACGCATCGACCACACCGAAATAATATCCCACCGGCGAAATCAAAATTACGAGCGCCGCCGTCTTCGCCAGCCGCGACGATTCACGCCAATCCCGTAACGGCGATGTTCGCCAGGGCCAGATCAAAAGCAGGGCAGCGGCCGCGAGCACGATATTCCACGGCCAAACGCCTGCATTCCATCCCAATCGTAAGGCGAGCCAAAGCGCGATCGTCGAATGCATCGCGCAAGCCAGCGCCGCAGCGGCTTGCCGAGAACGCGGCACGATGGCCAGTAGCGCCAGGGCCACCTCGAGCCCGGCAGCGGCCGCGCCCAGCACGGCGAGCGATCGCGAGTCGGTCTTGCCCAACAATCCGGTGGCCAAATACGGCACGACCTTGTGGAAATAGCCGGGGCTGAGAAGTTTGTGCACGCCGGCGAAAAACCACATGGCGATCAAATGCGATCGGCCGACCAGCTTTGCACCCGGTGTTCCCAGGCTGGCCACCATCAGCAGGGCGAGCGAAATGCATTGCGGCTGCATGCGCGTCTGGTCGAGCAGCATCGCTGCCACCAACAGCCCAATATGCACGACAACGCCCCACCGCGCAAACAGCAATACCAACACCAGTGAGGCCCACAGCCATGGCAGCACGTTGAACTGCGGAAAGCCGTCCGTCGGCAATCCGAAAGCCGGCAACATCGGCGGCTGCGGCGGGTAATGCCGCACGATCCACAACGGCCACGTGATTCCGAGCGTCATGGCCTGTCCGGCCACGGCGAGCAAACGGAGCGCAAGCGACCGCCAATCGCGATTCCGCGCCGGCAGCGCCGGCGCTACTCGATCGCTCGTGCGTGCAGCGGCTCGGCCCGGCGATTTGATTTGCGATTTCATGACGACGGTGGATTTATCGGCCACTCGCAAAGGCCGCGCGACCGCGAATCTATTTGCTTTCGAGTGCCGCTTCCGCCGTCGTTCGCCGAGGCCAGAATTGCACGACATAGGCCACGGCAAACACCGCGCATAGCACCGCGACGATGCACGGGCCCGTCGAAAGATTCCCCGCCTCGAGGCTCAACACCAGTCCGCCCACGATGCCGGTCATTCCAATCAACCATGAAAAGAGTAGCACGCGCCCTAACCGTCGGGAAAGCAAATTGGCCGTCGCACCCGGAATCACTAATAGCGCTGTCACCAACACAATGCCCGCCAAGCGCACGGTGAGCACGATTGCGATCGAGAGCATGGCGAGCATGAGATAGTGAATGAAGCCGGTGCGCACGCCGAACACCTGGCTGACGGTCTCCTGGAAGGCGTAGAAAATGATTTCCTTGAACAGCGCCGCGAACACCAGCAGCATCGCCGCCGCAGCGATCGCCGCCAGCCAAACGTCGTAGGGCCCGACGTTGAACAGCGAACCGAACAGCAGTGATTCGATATTCGGCGCGGCTCGTGGGGGACCGAACCAGTTCACATACCACTCCGCGTGAGCGAAGCTGCGATGCAGATCGGTGAGCAGCACACCCCAGGCCATCGCCGCCACCAGCAAAATGCCGATCGCGCTATCCGCCTCGACATGCCGCCGCCGCGAGAGCGCGCCGATGGCGATGGCCGTGGCGAGGCAAAACGCCAGCACGATCAGATCGGCTTTCCAAGTACCACCGACGCCCGCGGTCGTCAGGCCGAGAAACAGGGCCGTGCCCATGCCGCCGAAACCAGCATGGGCAATCCCCTCGCCGATAAATGCCATTCGCTTCAGCACGACGATCACCGACAGCAGCGAACAAATCGTCCCCACCGCAATACCGGCGAATAAGGCGTTGCGGAAAATTCCGATCTCCCAAAGTTCGCGAAAGAGGTTCATGGAGCTGGCCGGCGCGTGAAATCATTGATGTGATGAATCAGGCATTGTAACAAAGATTTTCACGCGGAGCCGCGGAGGGAGCGGAGACGGACGGAGAGGAGATTTTGGGTCTGGCGTAGCCGCCATCGAGCGGCGCCTGCGGCTGTCGACGCGGCGCGCCAAATGAGATTTGCTCCCGGCTTGCATCCCCATTCCTCCTCGTCTCTGCCTCTCCGCGTCTCCGCGTGAGCTGCCCTCGTTGCTTCCATCGTTGCTTCCGTTGGCGCATCGACAAAACTAGCTGACCGCAGCAAAATTAGAACTTGAAGAGTTGTCCGCACCCTCACCCCCACCCTTGCCGCTTCATGGCCATCGTTGCTCTTCGCGAACTGTCTGTCGGATTTCATGGGCCGCTGCTATTGGATCGCGTCGATTGCCAGATCGAAGCGGGCCAAACAATCGGTCTCCTCGGCCGAAACGGCTCCGGCAAGACGACGCTGATGCGCGTGTTGCAAGGCGAGGTGCAGCCCGATTCGGGGCAAATCATTCGAGCCCCGGGTGTCACGATCTCGCTGTTGCCGCAGGATGTGCCGGGAAATATCTCTGGAACGATCGCCGAAGTCGTTGCCGGCGGTCTAAAGGGAGATATTAGGGCAGAGGCGGTGCATGAAGCGCACGAATCGGCTTGGCGCGGCGAGCAAAAGGTAAAAGAGATTCTCTCGCGGATGGATCTCGACGGGGCCGGGCGGTTCGAAACGCTTTCCTCTGGGATGAAGCGCCGCGTGCTCTTGGCCCGATCGCTGGTTCCGGCCCCCGATCTGCTGCTGC
The DNA window shown above is from Pirellulales bacterium and carries:
- a CDS encoding metal ABC transporter permease, whose amino-acid sequence is MNLFRELWEIGIFRNALFAGIAVGTICSLLSVIVVLKRMAFIGEGIAHAGFGGMGTALFLGLTTAGVGGTWKADLIVLAFCLATAIAIGALSRRRHVEADSAIGILLVAAMAWGVLLTDLHRSFAHAEWYVNWFGPPRAAPNIESLLFGSLFNVGPYDVWLAAIAAAAMLLVFAALFKEIIFYAFQETVSQVFGVRTGFIHYLMLAMLSIAIVLTVRLAGIVLVTALLVIPGATANLLSRRLGRVLLFSWLIGMTGIVGGLVLSLEAGNLSTGPCIVAVLCAVFAVAYVVQFWPRRTTAEAALESK